One Purpureocillium takamizusanense chromosome 1, complete sequence genomic window carries:
- a CDS encoding uncharacterized protein (COG:S~EggNog:ENOG503NYEV) has translation MAVGDDDGDRGGDKLLSVPKFASFKSRGQGEKSSAKERERRGDDDDAKKPVVPRFSSFKPKAGAPEQQGENLATKKRELRDDGNREASVPTFGSFKPKTSSGEDSGKPSTRGRDRRRDDSRSEKQDRHKSRSERRQRDRSRSSRRHPDGSRSERRRRDSSRSRSEKRHQDDSRSGRRHRDHSRSERHHRDDSRSRSEKRHRDSSRSEKHRRDDSRSERHRRHRSRSPSETQHREGAHSKRNQQGDSRSSRHHRSRSRSRSRSEKHRRHESHSEGHRRDDSHSEQRHRHHRSKRRRESSSGGDGSSNLQSRKLPRNEEERPPESNKSEKPPEQASISDGSGLFVFDTKGDPLLLKYGPDPSKVPAFRRYGGGRVLGTDGRLVLHLDGSFSLVFPGDRTRSRPTKHGLRTGLQTRTSVRMRPNKGGVAGEEPGDYIALDGSQKHKDQSDSEDSSDDEQPVWRSIEGKAVSGQIVKSDPDGDEGESSDEDFDDTTDDNPLKWKSILLNRQVKEHPEDIDSWMELVDHQDDLMQAGETTDERTSDDTAHSFAEIKLGMLESALSHAADGKDRGRVLAALMHEGSKIWTSSTAAKKWRDVSEKELESFPLWKTHLDFAMSDIGSLQYDKVKKLLLDRLHILVARSGLYAPQDILEAIYVFLRATRFIHDSGYRELAIAAWQALLELNYFRPNERQGQAEALEAFEEFWESEVPRIGEAQSLGWKHFVESGGESPEAAKAPDGMGLNPSMNAYAWGVFERLQERQARMPARTLDGGTDNDPFRIVMFSDLRPLLFQIPVSFLSEVYQELVDAFLLFCGLPPAFDSSSWTALAQDDQYLAAAGANIETQPAWESKQNEDGDELQRKPPRFFSGLPRAKMSSELLFGGASWFQHLDRARHDEGNIDMSWVQNALEQLAHLEISPKLALYYLGVCFARDPETIRKPAKALLKRYPCETELYNAYALAEYANDDQDVAIKVLSSASMSKHLEPALSVCSLLRTWSWIELDKGNKYAATKRLCACIDNSFKRARLNDEQVSPTIVLRAKEAFKSQAETFLFEGKAEQASVHFQCLILLSYLTDVGGSEPASVSQGNIAAAMFTLQDLARELVASEHGPTAHELVLQFASKLLYWHARNGPFRRVFLREHLARFIEFFPRNTIFLTLFEWADDSFLVIRETCKILDKDVLVKNKDCVSSRIFSVEHELARGNVYSTRAAFGRALRSDMCKSSAALWIGYMRFAYSQRERLGQSTKDELYRALKHCPWNKGLLMEAFGTLARGMKPDELYSIYNMMTSKGMRVHVDIGD, from the exons ATGGCtgtgggcgacgatgacggagACAGGGGCGGCGACAAGTTGCTGAGCGTGCCCAAGTTTGCCTCGTTCAAATCAAGAGGACAAGGCGAGAAATCATCTGCCAAGGAGAGGGAGCGTCGAggggatgatgacgacgcgaAGAAGCCGGTCGTGCCCAGGTTTTCTTCCTTCAAGCCAAAGGCCGGAGCGCCCGAGCAACAGGGCGAGAACCTCGCCACCAAGAAAAGAGAGCTTCGAGATGACGGCAACAGGGAAGCTAGCGTCCCCACGTTTGGTTCTTTCAAACCAAAGACTTCATCAGGGGAGGATAGCGGAAAGCCATCTACGAGGGGACGGGACCGCAGACGGGACGACTCCCGTTCTGAGAAACAAGACCGCCACAAATCTCGCTCCGAAAGACGCCAAAGGGATCGTTCTCGCTCTAGCAGACGTCATCCAGATGGCTCTCGATCCGAGAGACGCCGTCGGGACAGCTCACGCTCACGTTCTGAGAAACGCCATCAGGACGATTCTCGCTCTGGCAGACGTCATCGAGATCACTCTCGTTCAGAGAGACACCATCGGGACGATTCACGCTCGCGTTCTGAAAAACGCCATCGGGACAGCTCTCGTTCTGAGAAACACCGCCGAGACGACTCTCGTTCTGAAAGACATCGTCGGCACCGCTCGCGTTCGCCTTCTGAAACGCAGCATCGAGAAGGCGCTCATTCAAAAAGAAACCAACAAGGTGATTCTCGTTCCAGCAGACACCAtaggtccaggtccaggtcgCGTTCGCGTTCTGAAAAACATCGTCGGCACGAATCTCATTCCGAGGGACACCGTCGTGACGACTCTCATTCTGAGCaacgccaccgccaccatcgaTCCAAGCGTCGCCGCGAAAGCTCTTCAGGTGGTGACGGATCATCCAACCTACAGAGCCGAAAGCTTCCTCGAAATGAGGAAGAGAGACCCCCGGAAAGCAACAAGTCGGAAAAGCCCCCCGAACAAGCCTCTATTTCTGATGGTTCTGGATTATTTGTTTTCGACACCAAAGGCGACCCGCTACTGCTAAAGTATGGTCCTGATCCTTCAAAGGTCCCGGCGTTCCGTCGATACGGAGGAGGACGTGTCCTCGGGACAGATGGCCGGCTAGTCTTACACTTGGATGGATCTTTCAGCCTCGTTTTTCCTGGTGACAGGACTCGATCACGTCCCACCAAACATGGATTACGAACCGGGTTACAGACTCGAACTTCGGTTAGGATGCGACCGAACAAGGGTGGTGTAGCGGGAGAGGAGCCCGGTGACTACATTGCCTTGGACGGTTCCCAAAAGCACAAAGACCAAAGTGATAGCGAAGACTCTTCGGACGATGAGCAGCCTGTGTGGCGGTCCatcgagggcaaggccgtGTCGGGTCAGATCGTTAAGAGCGATCCAGATGGCGATGAAGGCGAGAGCTCCGACGAAGATTTCGACGACACTACAGACGACAATCCGTTGAAGTGGAAGTCAATTCTGCTCAACAGGCAGGTCAAGGAGCACCCAGAGGACATCGACTCCTGGATGGAGCTGGTGGACCACCAAGATGATTTGATGCAGGCTGGCGAGACCACCGACGAAAGGACAAGCGACGACACCGCACATAGTTTCGCTGAGATTAAGCTTGGTATGCTCGAGTCAGCCCTCTCGCACGCGGCGGACGGCAAGGATCGAGGGCGGGTTTTGGCCGCGCTCATGCACGAGGGCAGCAAGATCtggaccagcagcaccgcagCCAAGAAATGGCGCGATGTTTCTGAAAAGGAGTTGGAGAGCTTCCCCCTTTGGAAGACGCACCTCGACTTTGCAATGTCCGACATAGGCTCGCTGCAATATGACAAGGTGAAGAAATTACTCCTGGACCGTCTGCACATACTGGTGGCGCGGAGTGGTCTCTACGCTCCGCAAGACATTCTCGAGGCCATCTATGTCTTTTTGAGAGCCACACGGTTTATTCACGACTCTGGCTACCGAGAACTGGCTATCGCAGCATGGCAAGCGCTTCTCGAACTCAATTACTTTCGACCGAACGAGAGACAAGGCCAGGCAGAGGCCCTTGAGGCATTTGAAGAGTTCTGGGAAAGCGAGGTGCCGCGGATCGGCGAGGCCCAGTCGCTCGGGTGGAAGCATTTTGTCGAATCCGGCGGAGAATCCCCAGAGGCAGCCAAGGCCCCAGATGGCATGGGTCTCAACCCATCCATGAATGCTTATGCGTGGGGTGTCTTTGAACGTTTACAGGAGAGACAGGCTAGGATGCCAGCCAGGACACTGGATGGTGGGACTGATAACGACCCGTTTCGTATCGTCATGTTTTCGGACCTGCGGCCACTCCTTTTCCAGATCCCTGTCAGTTTTCTATCTGAGGTTTACCaagagctcgtcgacgcttTCCTGCTGTTCTgcggcctgccgccggccttcGACTCAAGTTCATGGACGGCATTGGCCCAAGATGACCAGTatcttgccgccgcgggagccAATATCGAGACGCAGCCGGCGTGGGAGTCCAAACAGAACGAGGATGGGGATGAGCTGCAGAGAAAGCCCCCACGCTTCTTCAGCGGCCTGCCCCGTGCGAAGATGTCTTCGGAACTgctcttcggcggcgcctcgtggTTTCAACACCTGGACCGGGCAAGGCACGACGAGGGCAATATCGACATGTCATGGGTTCAGAACGCGCTGGAGCAACTTGCACACTTGGAAATTTCGCCGAAACTTGCGCTATATTATCTCGGAGTGTGCTTTGCCAGAGACCCGGAGACGATCCGAAAGCCCGCCAAGGCACTGCTAAAAAGGTACCCTTGCGAAACGGAGCTCTACAACGCCTATGCCCTTGCCGAAtacgccaacgacgaccaagaTGTTGCAATCAAGGTTCTCAGTTCCGCAAGCATGTCCAAGCAT CTTGAGCCGGCTTTGAGTGTATGCTCACTTTTAAGGACGTGGAGCTGGATCGAGCTTGATAAAGGAAACAAATACGCAGCAACGAAGAGACTGTGTGCGTGCATCGACAATTCGTTCAAGCGAGCACGGCTCAACGACGAGCAAGTCAGCCCAACAATCGTACTGAGGGCCAAAGAGGCGTTCAAGTCCCAAGCCGAAACGTTCTTGTTCGAGGGAAAGGCGGAACAGGCCAGCGTTCATTTCCAATGCTTGATTCTGCTGTCGTACCTGACCGACGTCGGAGGTAGCGAGCCGGCATCGGTGTCCCAGGGAAACAtagccgccgccatgttcaCGCTCCAGGACTTGGCAAGAGAACTCGTCGCCTCGGAGCACGGCCCTACGGCTCACGAACTTGTGCTTCAGTTTGCCTCTAAGCTACTGTACTGGCATGCGAGGAACGG GCCGTTTCGACGAGTGTTTTTGCGCGAACATCTGGCTCGCTTCATCGAGTTCTTTCCTCGCAACACGATATTCCTGACACTTTTCGAATGGGCAGACGATAGCTTCCTTGTCATCCGCGAGACGTGCAAGATTCTCGACAAGGACGTGCTCGTCAAGAACAAGGATTGCGTGAGCAGCCGCATCTTCTCCGTCGAACACGAGCTGGCGCGTGGCAACGTGTACAGCACCAGAGCTGCATTTGGGCGCGCGCTGAGGAGTGATATGTGCAAATCCAGTGCGGCACTGTGGATTGGTTACATGCGCTTCGCCTACTCGCAAAGGGAGCGCCTTGGACAGTCAACGAAGGATGAGCTTTACCGGGCTCTGAAGCACTGCCCGTGGAACAAGGGCTTGTTGATGGAGGCATTTGGGACGCTTGCGCGGGGCATGAAGCCGGACGAACTGTATTCGATATACAACATGATGACATCCAAGGGGATGCGGGTTCATGTGGACATCGGCGATTGA
- a CDS encoding uncharacterized protein (COG:S~EggNog:ENOG503NYEV) — MAVGDDDGDRGGDKLLSVPKFASFKSRGQGEKSSAKERERRGDDDDAKKPVVPRFSSFKPKAGAPEQQGENLATKKRELRDDGNREASVPTFGSFKPKTSSGEDSGKPSTRGRDRRRDDSRSEKQDRHKSRSERRQRDRSRSSRRHPDGSRSERRRRDSSRSRSEKRHQDDSRSGRRHRDHSRSERHHRDDSRSRSEKRHRDSSRSEKHRRDDSRSERHRRHRSRSPSETQHREGAHSKRNQQGDSRSSRHHRSRSRSRSRSEKHRRHESHSEGHRRDDSHSEQRHRHHRSKRRRESSSGGDGSSNLQSRKLPRNEEERPPESNKSEKPPEQASISDGSGLFVFDTKGDPLLLKYGPDPSKVPAFRRYGGGRVLGTDGRLVLHLDGSFSLVFPGDRTRSRPTKHGLRTGLQTRTSVRMRPNKGGVAGEEPGDYIALDGSQKHKDQSDSEDSSDDEQPVWRSIEGKAVSGQIVKSDPDGDEGESSDEDFDDTTDDNPLKWKSILLNRQVKEHPEDIDSWMELVDHQDDLMQAGETTDERTSDDTAHSFAEIKLGMLESALSHAADGKDRGRVLAALMHEGSKIWTSSTAAKKWRDVSEKELESFPLWKTHLDFAMSDIGSLQYDKVKKLLLDRLHILVARSGLYAPQDILEAIYVFLRATRFIHDSGYRELAIAAWQALLELNYFRPNERQGQAEALEAFEEFWESEVPRIGEAQSLGWKHFVESGGESPEAAKAPDGMGLNPSMNAYAWGVFERLQERQARMPARTLDGGTDNDPFRIVMFSDLRPLLFQIPVSFLSEVYQELVDAFLLFCGLPPAFDSSSWTALAQDDQYLAAAGANIETQPAWESKQNEDGDELQRKPPRFFSGLPRAKMSSELLFGGASWFQHLDRARHDEGNIDMSWVQNALEQLAHLEISPKLALYYLGVCFARDPETIRKPAKALLKRYPCETELYNAYALAEYANDDQDVAIKVLSSASMSKHVW; from the coding sequence ATGGCtgtgggcgacgatgacggagACAGGGGCGGCGACAAGTTGCTGAGCGTGCCCAAGTTTGCCTCGTTCAAATCAAGAGGACAAGGCGAGAAATCATCTGCCAAGGAGAGGGAGCGTCGAggggatgatgacgacgcgaAGAAGCCGGTCGTGCCCAGGTTTTCTTCCTTCAAGCCAAAGGCCGGAGCGCCCGAGCAACAGGGCGAGAACCTCGCCACCAAGAAAAGAGAGCTTCGAGATGACGGCAACAGGGAAGCTAGCGTCCCCACGTTTGGTTCTTTCAAACCAAAGACTTCATCAGGGGAGGATAGCGGAAAGCCATCTACGAGGGGACGGGACCGCAGACGGGACGACTCCCGTTCTGAGAAACAAGACCGCCACAAATCTCGCTCCGAAAGACGCCAAAGGGATCGTTCTCGCTCTAGCAGACGTCATCCAGATGGCTCTCGATCCGAGAGACGCCGTCGGGACAGCTCACGCTCACGTTCTGAGAAACGCCATCAGGACGATTCTCGCTCTGGCAGACGTCATCGAGATCACTCTCGTTCAGAGAGACACCATCGGGACGATTCACGCTCGCGTTCTGAAAAACGCCATCGGGACAGCTCTCGTTCTGAGAAACACCGCCGAGACGACTCTCGTTCTGAAAGACATCGTCGGCACCGCTCGCGTTCGCCTTCTGAAACGCAGCATCGAGAAGGCGCTCATTCAAAAAGAAACCAACAAGGTGATTCTCGTTCCAGCAGACACCAtaggtccaggtccaggtcgCGTTCGCGTTCTGAAAAACATCGTCGGCACGAATCTCATTCCGAGGGACACCGTCGTGACGACTCTCATTCTGAGCaacgccaccgccaccatcgaTCCAAGCGTCGCCGCGAAAGCTCTTCAGGTGGTGACGGATCATCCAACCTACAGAGCCGAAAGCTTCCTCGAAATGAGGAAGAGAGACCCCCGGAAAGCAACAAGTCGGAAAAGCCCCCCGAACAAGCCTCTATTTCTGATGGTTCTGGATTATTTGTTTTCGACACCAAAGGCGACCCGCTACTGCTAAAGTATGGTCCTGATCCTTCAAAGGTCCCGGCGTTCCGTCGATACGGAGGAGGACGTGTCCTCGGGACAGATGGCCGGCTAGTCTTACACTTGGATGGATCTTTCAGCCTCGTTTTTCCTGGTGACAGGACTCGATCACGTCCCACCAAACATGGATTACGAACCGGGTTACAGACTCGAACTTCGGTTAGGATGCGACCGAACAAGGGTGGTGTAGCGGGAGAGGAGCCCGGTGACTACATTGCCTTGGACGGTTCCCAAAAGCACAAAGACCAAAGTGATAGCGAAGACTCTTCGGACGATGAGCAGCCTGTGTGGCGGTCCatcgagggcaaggccgtGTCGGGTCAGATCGTTAAGAGCGATCCAGATGGCGATGAAGGCGAGAGCTCCGACGAAGATTTCGACGACACTACAGACGACAATCCGTTGAAGTGGAAGTCAATTCTGCTCAACAGGCAGGTCAAGGAGCACCCAGAGGACATCGACTCCTGGATGGAGCTGGTGGACCACCAAGATGATTTGATGCAGGCTGGCGAGACCACCGACGAAAGGACAAGCGACGACACCGCACATAGTTTCGCTGAGATTAAGCTTGGTATGCTCGAGTCAGCCCTCTCGCACGCGGCGGACGGCAAGGATCGAGGGCGGGTTTTGGCCGCGCTCATGCACGAGGGCAGCAAGATCtggaccagcagcaccgcagCCAAGAAATGGCGCGATGTTTCTGAAAAGGAGTTGGAGAGCTTCCCCCTTTGGAAGACGCACCTCGACTTTGCAATGTCCGACATAGGCTCGCTGCAATATGACAAGGTGAAGAAATTACTCCTGGACCGTCTGCACATACTGGTGGCGCGGAGTGGTCTCTACGCTCCGCAAGACATTCTCGAGGCCATCTATGTCTTTTTGAGAGCCACACGGTTTATTCACGACTCTGGCTACCGAGAACTGGCTATCGCAGCATGGCAAGCGCTTCTCGAACTCAATTACTTTCGACCGAACGAGAGACAAGGCCAGGCAGAGGCCCTTGAGGCATTTGAAGAGTTCTGGGAAAGCGAGGTGCCGCGGATCGGCGAGGCCCAGTCGCTCGGGTGGAAGCATTTTGTCGAATCCGGCGGAGAATCCCCAGAGGCAGCCAAGGCCCCAGATGGCATGGGTCTCAACCCATCCATGAATGCTTATGCGTGGGGTGTCTTTGAACGTTTACAGGAGAGACAGGCTAGGATGCCAGCCAGGACACTGGATGGTGGGACTGATAACGACCCGTTTCGTATCGTCATGTTTTCGGACCTGCGGCCACTCCTTTTCCAGATCCCTGTCAGTTTTCTATCTGAGGTTTACCaagagctcgtcgacgcttTCCTGCTGTTCTgcggcctgccgccggccttcGACTCAAGTTCATGGACGGCATTGGCCCAAGATGACCAGTatcttgccgccgcgggagccAATATCGAGACGCAGCCGGCGTGGGAGTCCAAACAGAACGAGGATGGGGATGAGCTGCAGAGAAAGCCCCCACGCTTCTTCAGCGGCCTGCCCCGTGCGAAGATGTCTTCGGAACTgctcttcggcggcgcctcgtggTTTCAACACCTGGACCGGGCAAGGCACGACGAGGGCAATATCGACATGTCATGGGTTCAGAACGCGCTGGAGCAACTTGCACACTTGGAAATTTCGCCGAAACTTGCGCTATATTATCTCGGAGTGTGCTTTGCCAGAGACCCGGAGACGATCCGAAAGCCCGCCAAGGCACTGCTAAAAAGGTACCCTTGCGAAACGGAGCTCTACAACGCCTATGCCCTTGCCGAAtacgccaacgacgaccaagaTGTTGCAATCAAGGTTCTCAGTTCCGCAAGCATGTCCAAGCATGTATGGTGA
- the TSC10 gene encoding 3-dehydrosphinganine reductase (COG:Q~EggNog:ENOG503NYA2~SECRETED:SignalP(1-23~SECRETED:cutsite=AIA-ST~SECRETED:prob=0.2477)~TransMembrane:1 (n3-14c19/20o303-320i)) has protein sequence MDIITTSTALWILIPAVLAVAIASTMGLFGGNKMPVDGKTVLITGASEGMGLSVAQKLAARGANLVLVSRSAAKLETALQSVKAAAKNPETQRFHYIPADVSAPSYAAPVLAQAREWNNGRSPDVVWCVAGFSVPELFIDMDMASLRQQMDVNFFGTADMSHAAMREWLAPDAPVEREARHLVMTTSVIALYTIPGYAPYAPSKWAIRGLADTISQEAMLYPQNVKVHVVYPGSILSPGFDRENMSKPAITKVLEESDPKQTPDEVAEMAIRGLERGDYFVTVNFLGSLMKWGMLGGSFRNNWIVDTLGAWLASIVWIFAQMDLHGKIRSYGKKHGHPSTYKRHQT, from the exons AtggacatcatcaccacGAGCACCGCGCTCTGGATCCTGATACCCGCtgtgctcgccgtcgccatcgcatCGACAATGGGCCTCTTCGGCGGCAACAAGATGCCCGTCGATGGCAAG ACGGTGCTCATCACGGGCGCGTCAGAGGGCATGGGCCTCTCGGTCGCGcagaagctcgccgcccgcggcgccaatctcgtcctcgtctcccgcagcgcagccAAGCTTGAAACTGCGCTGCAGAGCGTCAAG gccgcggccaagaacCCTGAGACGCAACGTTTCCACTACATCCCCGCCGACGTCTCCGCCCCCTCGtacgccgcccccgtcctcgcgcaggcccGCGAGTGGAACAACGGCCGCTCCCCCGACGTGGTCTGGTGCGTCGCTGGCTTCTCCGTCCCCGAGCTGTTcatcgacatggacatggcctCGCTGCGCCAGCAGATGGACGTCAACTTCTTCGGCACGGCAGACATGtcccacgccgccatgcgCGAGTGGCTCGCCCCCGACGCGCcggtcgagcgcgaggcccgccacctcgtcatgacgacgagcgtCATCGCCTTGTACACCATCCCCGGGTACGCGCCCTACGCTCCCTCCAAATGGGCCATCCGCGGGCTCGCCGACACAATCTCCCAGGAGGCCATGCTCTACCCGCAAAACGTCAAGGTCCACGTCGTCTACCCCGGCAGCATCCTGTCGCCGGGCTTTGACCGCGAGAACATGAGCAAGCCCGCCATCACAAAGGTCCTGGAGGAGTCGGACCCGAAGCAGACcccggacgaggtcgccgagaTGGCCATCCGCGGCTTGGAACGGGGTGACTACTTCGTCACGGTCAACTTCCTCGGCAGCTTGATGAAATGGGGTATGCTTGGAGGTTCGTTCCGGAACAACTGGATCGTGGACACGCTTGGGGCGTGGCTGGCGTCTATTGTCTGGATTTTTGCTCAAATGGACTTGCATGGCAAGATCAGGAGCTATGGCAAGAAGCACGGCCATCCGAGCACATACAAGAGGCATCAAACCTGA